The Desulfobacterales bacterium genome includes a region encoding these proteins:
- a CDS encoding Zn-ribbon domain-containing OB-fold protein, which yields MEMFKDIEPMVHKSGINVPYTWWAGETAGEFFISLRDEKKIKGKKCSQCGKVYIPPRKTCPLCFIENTEWVEVSIKGTLESYTIVKRQMSALKKKTPVVFGLIKLDGADTSILHYIDEVELSNINIGMRLEAKFSEQRKATIMDIEYFKPLT from the coding sequence ATGGAAATGTTTAAAGATATCGAACCGATGGTTCATAAAAGCGGAATAAACGTCCCATATACTTGGTGGGCTGGAGAAACCGCTGGAGAATTTTTTATTTCCTTAAGAGATGAAAAAAAAATAAAAGGAAAAAAATGTTCCCAATGCGGAAAAGTATATATCCCTCCAAGAAAAACCTGTCCTTTATGCTTTATTGAAAATACTGAATGGGTAGAAGTTTCAATTAAAGGAACTTTAGAATCATATACAATTGTGAAAAGACAGATGTCCGCTTTAAAAAAGAAAACGCCTGTAGTTTTTGGACTTATAAAATTGGATGGAGCTGATACATCTATACTTCATTATATTGATGAAGTTGAGCTTAGCAATATAAATATCGGCATGAGGCTTGAGGCAAAATTTTCTGAACAACGAAAAGCTACAATCATGGATATTGAGTATTTTAAGCCTTTAACTTAA
- a CDS encoding Zn-ribbon domain-containing OB-fold protein: protein MKENIIIESGALFQPFNYSIGLYGSKFFKELTDNRKFFGTKCQKCNKVYIPPRKVCGPCFSEMTEFVEVGPKGVIGTYTILRYAFIDPETGEQKPVPYGYGFIKLDGADTLFQHYINIEDESKVKIGARVEPVFSEEKKGTIKDILYFKIID, encoded by the coding sequence ATGAAAGAAAATATAATAATAGAGTCTGGGGCACTTTTCCAGCCATTTAATTATTCTATCGGTTTATATGGAAGTAAATTTTTTAAAGAACTTACAGATAATAGGAAATTTTTCGGAACAAAATGTCAAAAATGCAATAAAGTTTATATTCCTCCAAGAAAGGTTTGCGGCCCTTGTTTCTCTGAAATGACAGAATTTGTTGAAGTTGGTCCAAAGGGAGTAATTGGAACTTACACAATATTGAGATATGCTTTTATTGATCCTGAAACAGGAGAGCAAAAGCCTGTTCCTTACGGCTATGGATTTATAAAATTAGATGGAGCTGATACTCTTTTTCAGCACTATATTAACATAGAAGACGAATCTAAAGTTAAGATAGGAGCAAGAGTTGAGCCTGTATTTTCTGAAGAAAAAAAAGGAACAATAAAAGATATTCTTTATTTTAAAATTATAGATTGA
- a CDS encoding thiolase family protein — protein sequence MSKKRVAIVGTGQTFHKSHRPDVNGQELINEAVQRALCDANLKINDIDAIVIGNMDHFEGINYVDCWSVDGSGGVMKPIIKLTTGGTTGSTIAIGGYHLVASGIFEKVLIIGWEKNSESDTTGAITTAFDPVWDRLVFAGAISGLAAEAQAYISKYGASDKDGARVSVRDRKHACNNPHAQLRKEVSIEDVLASPMLADPIHLLDVCPRTDGACAVIMASDDCAEKITPTPDWIVATSSRHKYTYLGDVNWGQLDSMALASKEIYKKAGIKEPRKEINVIELYQPYSFAGIIWIEDLGIAEKGNGSEYIWSGATDMGGELPINPSGGVIACNPIGATGLIRCAEAALQIMGKAETRQVPDVKLALSSGFGGCMWTDLILHSKKKPDF from the coding sequence ATGAGCAAAAAACGAGTAGCGATTGTAGGTACAGGCCAAACATTTCATAAAAGCCATAGGCCTGATGTTAATGGTCAAGAGCTTATTAATGAAGCTGTGCAAAGAGCCCTTTGCGATGCAAATCTTAAAATAAATGATATTGATGCTATTGTAATAGGCAACATGGATCATTTTGAAGGTATAAATTATGTTGATTGCTGGAGCGTTGATGGTTCAGGCGGAGTTATGAAGCCTATAATTAAATTAACTACCGGAGGAACTACTGGTAGTACTATAGCTATCGGAGGTTATCACTTAGTTGCATCAGGCATTTTCGAAAAAGTTTTAATTATTGGCTGGGAAAAAAATTCAGAATCAGACACAACAGGAGCCATTACAACTGCCTTTGACCCTGTGTGGGATAGACTTGTTTTTGCAGGAGCAATTTCAGGTCTTGCTGCTGAAGCCCAAGCATATATATCAAAATATGGAGCAAGCGACAAAGATGGAGCTCGAGTATCTGTTAGGGATAGGAAACACGCATGTAATAATCCACATGCTCAACTTAGAAAAGAAGTTAGCATAGAAGATGTGCTTGCATCACCAATGCTTGCTGACCCTATTCATTTGCTTGATGTATGCCCTCGAACTGATGGAGCCTGTGCTGTAATAATGGCAAGCGACGACTGCGCTGAAAAAATAACTCCAACCCCAGACTGGATAGTTGCAACATCAAGTCGCCATAAATATACATATCTCGGAGATGTTAACTGGGGACAATTAGACAGTATGGCTCTTGCATCAAAAGAAATTTATAAAAAAGCTGGAATAAAAGAGCCACGCAAAGAAATTAACGTAATAGAACTTTATCAGCCATATTCCTTTGCAGGCATAATATGGATTGAAGATTTAGGCATTGCCGAAAAGGGTAATGGCTCTGAATATATTTGGAGCGGAGCTACGGATATGGGAGGTGAGCTTCCAATAAATCCTTCAGGAGGAGTTATAGCTTGTAATCCTATCGGCGCAACCGGCCTTATAAGATGTGCTGAAGCTGCCCTTCAAATCATGGGTAAGGCTGAAACAAGGCAAGTTCCAGACGTTAAGCTTGCATTAAGTTCAGGCTTTGGAGGCTGTATGTGGACTGACTTAATTCTTCATTCAAAGAAAAAACCAGATTTTTAG
- a CDS encoding thiolase family protein, whose product MDNAAIIGIGMTKIEGKKTTETFADMVWESVNKALDDAGMTIHDIDNVITTSNDFWDGRTISCMAVGDASGSGLNKNISCVEGDGTFGAFYGLTRVLSGSYGTTLVTAHSKGSESISSLITNASFDPLYERELGMDMVTACAMQAMAYMHRTGTTPEQLAMVSVKNHGNAKYNSNAQLPMDITISDVLNSEIISAPLHKLDCSPVSDGACAIIIANESRASSYKKKPIWIKGVSFCSDYYFLGDRDISKAAALTKASKKAFDMAGIKDPSKEINVLEIYDAFTYQELLWLESMGLCEDGNAGNLLEKGYFNINGKIPVNPSGGLLSGHPVIAAGLIRIAELVRQLRGEAEQYQTIDSKIGVAQGVNGLCGQSHCVWVLGKDK is encoded by the coding sequence ATGGATAACGCTGCTATCATAGGAATAGGCATGACAAAAATAGAAGGCAAAAAAACAACTGAAACTTTTGCTGATATGGTCTGGGAGTCTGTAAATAAAGCCTTAGACGACGCTGGCATGACAATTCATGATATTGATAATGTAATAACAACTTCCAATGATTTTTGGGACGGAAGAACAATTTCATGCATGGCTGTTGGAGACGCGAGTGGATCAGGCTTAAACAAAAATATATCCTGCGTTGAAGGAGACGGAACGTTTGGAGCTTTTTATGGATTAACACGCGTTTTGTCAGGATCCTATGGAACAACCCTTGTTACTGCCCATAGTAAAGGTTCGGAAAGTATATCAAGTCTTATAACAAATGCATCATTTGATCCTCTTTATGAAAGAGAACTCGGAATGGACATGGTTACAGCTTGCGCTATGCAAGCAATGGCCTATATGCATAGGACTGGAACTACGCCAGAACAACTCGCAATGGTATCTGTTAAAAATCATGGAAATGCAAAATATAACTCAAATGCTCAATTACCAATGGATATAACTATTTCTGATGTTTTAAATTCAGAAATTATATCTGCTCCGCTCCATAAACTTGACTGTTCTCCAGTTTCCGACGGAGCCTGTGCCATCATAATTGCTAATGAATCAAGAGCATCAAGTTATAAAAAAAAACCTATTTGGATAAAAGGCGTTTCTTTTTGTTCGGACTATTATTTTTTAGGGGATAGGGATATTTCAAAAGCGGCAGCTTTAACAAAAGCATCAAAAAAAGCTTTTGATATGGCAGGAATAAAAGATCCGTCAAAGGAAATAAATGTTTTAGAAATTTATGACGCTTTTACGTATCAGGAACTTTTATGGCTTGAATCAATGGGTTTGTGCGAAGATGGAAATGCCGGGAATCTTCTTGAAAAAGGATATTTCAATATTAACGGCAAAATTCCGGTAAATCCTTCAGGTGGTCTTTTAAGTGGTCATCCTGTTATTGCCGCAGGATTAATAAGAATAGCCGAGTTAGTAAGGCAGCTTAGGGGCGAAGCTGAACAATATCAAACTATAGATTCTAAAATTGGCGTAGCTCAAGGAGTTAATGGCTTATGTGGTCAATCCCATTGTGTATGGGTTCTTGGAAAAGATAAATAA